One region of Eupeodes corollae chromosome 1, idEupCoro1.1, whole genome shotgun sequence genomic DNA includes:
- the LOC129938780 gene encoding uncharacterized protein LOC129938780 isoform X2, producing the protein MLPEFLFNVGNSMQDISRDEINLLTGAGSTCDKDMCSSVIRSTSVISPLPLKTSPNIQAVPEVALVHPIKIEEDSSDLYQTPWHHISNQPLEMGSSKLLLQGSDDPLISRGANTVDDDHTSDFNSIISPVPVKTMSSSKSQLKAKLQSAAKRQSSAPKTPKQKGAIKLRFHHQALPAEYLSHYEATQGQHIPKMPQPPKELPPKIIATEKSSPAKNSHENVRNWLQKIAEMQRQTAAAAAKEAKEDSGGEDNTHFEQTLLPPEVDLNANIQKPTKRVVNYSDLPYMGEMTLDNSKPRRGRKPKKADICHLIYKNYGTILPGTPRAAIDGKLMNECNTPIKLDEPLNLCLRDHADSLSASSNDEEESETKTNSNCPTPIATPLDSVTDSLLAANLKMSLPTVRPKEPQNNPTDQPVWTNPPQNANILLHPMSLYYQKLIESGSFAGGNLETINCNNQLALKIPIRNTNLLPLPKIERPSSTTEYPEQLPTPSSVKSENSTTTSASQATNNHPPQKRKRSAIFIPPIPAENNSNPATEVSICKFKFTGGANPSLQEKKMLSVDSDGNYRYYSGTGDKSMRSYEFFPRESLQQSGAVPGMNCAGVFLNATGEKIAIDVPPPSAGLSNELLQIPDSPTSSILLPSVSVATSTRSSPSPFHSPGQVKNSESSNSHPHHQLAHSTSKKKKSRRAAQREKLEKTFKEKGFLIQTQQLESAEGATYCKFRQLKKFTRYLFRNWKDYLPPGELQHPNAAAVAAAAAAAAINNHHQHTPPPPPPASSVIGSILAESYTNHQRSKDTHEMHGIQNM; encoded by the exons atgttaCCGGAGTTTTTATTTAAcg TGGGCAATAGCATGCAGGACATATCGCGTGACGAAATCAATCTCCTAACTGGAGCCGGGTCTACATGCGACAAAGATATGTGCTCATCTGTGATACGATCAACATCGGTCATATCACCATTGCCATTAAAAACATCACCCAATATCCAAGCAGTACCTGAAGTTGCCTTGGTCCATCCCATAAAAATAGAAGAGGATAGCAGTGATTTATATCAAACACCTTGGCATCACATTAGCAATCAACCTCTCGAAATGGGTTCGAGTAAATTGCTGCTTCAGGGATCTGATGATCCGTTGATATCGAGAGGTGCCAATACCGTTGATGACGATCATACGTCGGATTTTAATTCTATAATTTCACCAGTTCCAGTAAAGACTATGAGTTCGTCGAAGAGCCAACTTAAGGCAAAGCTCCAGAGTGCAGCTAAAAGACAATCATCGGCTCCGAAGACGCCCAAACAGAAGGGTGCTATTAAGTTGAGGTTTCACCATCAAGCTCTGCCGGCGGAATACTTGAGTCATTATGAGGCGACTCAGGGTCAGCATATACCAAAAATGCCGCAGCCTCCTAAGGAACTCCCGCCCAAGATCATAGCAACAGAGAAGTCTTCACCGGCGAAGAACTCACATGAAAACGTTCGCAATTGGTTGCAAAAGATCGCTGAAATGCAACGTCAAACAGCAGCTGCAGCAGCAAAGGAGGCTAAAGAGGATTCTGGTGGAGAAGATAATACACATTTTGAGCAAACTCTTCTGCCACCGGAGGTAGATCTAAATGCCAATATTCAAAAACCAACTAAAAGAGTTGTAAACTATTCGGACTTGCCTTATATGGGTGAAATGACTTTAGACAACTCAAAGCCACGTCGTGGACGTAAGCCCAAGAAAGCCGATATTTGCCATTTAATCTATAAAAACTACGGTACCATTCTTCCAGGAACTCCAAGAGCAGCCATCGATGGGAAACTCATGAACGAATGCAACACACCAATCAAACTTGATGAACCATTGAATCTTTGTCTTAGAGACCATGCAGACTCATTATCTGCGTCAAGCAACGATGAGGAAGAATCTGAAACAAAAACGAACTCAAATTGTCCAACGCCTATTGCAACACCTTTAGACTCAGTTACAGATTCTCTGCTGGCGGCCAACTTGAAAATGTCCCTACCAACCGTTCGACCAAAAGAACCCCAAAACAACCCAACAGATCAGCCTGTCTGGACGAATCCACCTCAAAATGCAAATATTCTCCTGCACCCTATGAGTCTGTACTATCAAAAGCTCATCGAGTCAGGAAGCTTTGCTGGGGGAAATCTAGAAACTATCAATTGCAACAATCAACTTGCCTTAAAGATCCCAATTCGGAACACAAATCTCCTGCCTCTGCCAAAGATCGAAAGACCTTCTTCGACGACGGAATATCCTGAACAACTTCCAACACCGAGTTCGGTCAAATCAGAAAATTCCACCACCACCTCGGCCAGTCAGGCTACCAACAATCATCCCCCTCAGAAACGTAAACGCTCCGCAATATTTATACCCCCGATTCCAGCGGAGAATAACTCAAATCCTGCCACAGAAGTAAGCATTTGCAAATTCAAATTCACCGGTGGGGCCAATCCTTCGTTGCAGGAGAAAAAAATGCTTTCAGTAGATTCCGATGGAAACTATCGCTATTACAGTGGAACCGGAGATAAGTCAATGCGAAGCTATGAATTCTTCCCCCGAGAAAGTCTCCAACAATCTGGAGCTGTCCCTGGAATGAACTGCGCTGGAGTCTTTCTAAATGCCACCGGCGAAAAGATTGCCATTGATGTGCCTCCACCCTCAGCTGGTCTGAGTAATGAGCTCCTTCAGATTCCAGACTCACCCACAAGCAGTATACTTCTGCCCTCGGTGTCAGTTGCAACATCAACGCGCTCATCTCCATCTCCATTTCATTCACCGGGTCAAGTGAAAAACTCAGAAAGCAGCAAttctcatcctcatcatcaATTGGCCCACAGTACCAGCAAAAAGAAGAAATCCCGACGAGCTGCCCAACGGGAGAAACTAGAAAAGACATTCAAAGAGAAAGGCTTCCTGATACAAACTCAACAACTTGAATCAGCGGAAGGTGCGACTTATTGTAAATTTAGACAACTCAAGAAATTTACCCGCTACCTGTTTCGCAACTGGAAGGATTACCTTCCACCCGGGGAGCTACAACACCCAAATGCAGCAGCAGTAGCTGCGGCTGCCGCTGCAGCAGCAATAAACAATCACCACCAACACACACCTCCACCGCCACCACCCGCTTCCTCAGTTATTGGCAGCATCTTGGCGGAAAGCTATACGAACCATCAGCGGAGTAAGGACACTCATGAAATGCATGGTATTCAGAATATGTAG
- the LOC129938780 gene encoding uncharacterized protein LOC129938780 isoform X1, giving the protein MKTVFTYFVKKSFSFYTLNGLLPDDNNHVGNSMQDISRDEINLLTGAGSTCDKDMCSSVIRSTSVISPLPLKTSPNIQAVPEVALVHPIKIEEDSSDLYQTPWHHISNQPLEMGSSKLLLQGSDDPLISRGANTVDDDHTSDFNSIISPVPVKTMSSSKSQLKAKLQSAAKRQSSAPKTPKQKGAIKLRFHHQALPAEYLSHYEATQGQHIPKMPQPPKELPPKIIATEKSSPAKNSHENVRNWLQKIAEMQRQTAAAAAKEAKEDSGGEDNTHFEQTLLPPEVDLNANIQKPTKRVVNYSDLPYMGEMTLDNSKPRRGRKPKKADICHLIYKNYGTILPGTPRAAIDGKLMNECNTPIKLDEPLNLCLRDHADSLSASSNDEEESETKTNSNCPTPIATPLDSVTDSLLAANLKMSLPTVRPKEPQNNPTDQPVWTNPPQNANILLHPMSLYYQKLIESGSFAGGNLETINCNNQLALKIPIRNTNLLPLPKIERPSSTTEYPEQLPTPSSVKSENSTTTSASQATNNHPPQKRKRSAIFIPPIPAENNSNPATEVSICKFKFTGGANPSLQEKKMLSVDSDGNYRYYSGTGDKSMRSYEFFPRESLQQSGAVPGMNCAGVFLNATGEKIAIDVPPPSAGLSNELLQIPDSPTSSILLPSVSVATSTRSSPSPFHSPGQVKNSESSNSHPHHQLAHSTSKKKKSRRAAQREKLEKTFKEKGFLIQTQQLESAEGATYCKFRQLKKFTRYLFRNWKDYLPPGELQHPNAAAVAAAAAAAAINNHHQHTPPPPPPASSVIGSILAESYTNHQRSKDTHEMHGIQNM; this is encoded by the coding sequence TGGGCAATAGCATGCAGGACATATCGCGTGACGAAATCAATCTCCTAACTGGAGCCGGGTCTACATGCGACAAAGATATGTGCTCATCTGTGATACGATCAACATCGGTCATATCACCATTGCCATTAAAAACATCACCCAATATCCAAGCAGTACCTGAAGTTGCCTTGGTCCATCCCATAAAAATAGAAGAGGATAGCAGTGATTTATATCAAACACCTTGGCATCACATTAGCAATCAACCTCTCGAAATGGGTTCGAGTAAATTGCTGCTTCAGGGATCTGATGATCCGTTGATATCGAGAGGTGCCAATACCGTTGATGACGATCATACGTCGGATTTTAATTCTATAATTTCACCAGTTCCAGTAAAGACTATGAGTTCGTCGAAGAGCCAACTTAAGGCAAAGCTCCAGAGTGCAGCTAAAAGACAATCATCGGCTCCGAAGACGCCCAAACAGAAGGGTGCTATTAAGTTGAGGTTTCACCATCAAGCTCTGCCGGCGGAATACTTGAGTCATTATGAGGCGACTCAGGGTCAGCATATACCAAAAATGCCGCAGCCTCCTAAGGAACTCCCGCCCAAGATCATAGCAACAGAGAAGTCTTCACCGGCGAAGAACTCACATGAAAACGTTCGCAATTGGTTGCAAAAGATCGCTGAAATGCAACGTCAAACAGCAGCTGCAGCAGCAAAGGAGGCTAAAGAGGATTCTGGTGGAGAAGATAATACACATTTTGAGCAAACTCTTCTGCCACCGGAGGTAGATCTAAATGCCAATATTCAAAAACCAACTAAAAGAGTTGTAAACTATTCGGACTTGCCTTATATGGGTGAAATGACTTTAGACAACTCAAAGCCACGTCGTGGACGTAAGCCCAAGAAAGCCGATATTTGCCATTTAATCTATAAAAACTACGGTACCATTCTTCCAGGAACTCCAAGAGCAGCCATCGATGGGAAACTCATGAACGAATGCAACACACCAATCAAACTTGATGAACCATTGAATCTTTGTCTTAGAGACCATGCAGACTCATTATCTGCGTCAAGCAACGATGAGGAAGAATCTGAAACAAAAACGAACTCAAATTGTCCAACGCCTATTGCAACACCTTTAGACTCAGTTACAGATTCTCTGCTGGCGGCCAACTTGAAAATGTCCCTACCAACCGTTCGACCAAAAGAACCCCAAAACAACCCAACAGATCAGCCTGTCTGGACGAATCCACCTCAAAATGCAAATATTCTCCTGCACCCTATGAGTCTGTACTATCAAAAGCTCATCGAGTCAGGAAGCTTTGCTGGGGGAAATCTAGAAACTATCAATTGCAACAATCAACTTGCCTTAAAGATCCCAATTCGGAACACAAATCTCCTGCCTCTGCCAAAGATCGAAAGACCTTCTTCGACGACGGAATATCCTGAACAACTTCCAACACCGAGTTCGGTCAAATCAGAAAATTCCACCACCACCTCGGCCAGTCAGGCTACCAACAATCATCCCCCTCAGAAACGTAAACGCTCCGCAATATTTATACCCCCGATTCCAGCGGAGAATAACTCAAATCCTGCCACAGAAGTAAGCATTTGCAAATTCAAATTCACCGGTGGGGCCAATCCTTCGTTGCAGGAGAAAAAAATGCTTTCAGTAGATTCCGATGGAAACTATCGCTATTACAGTGGAACCGGAGATAAGTCAATGCGAAGCTATGAATTCTTCCCCCGAGAAAGTCTCCAACAATCTGGAGCTGTCCCTGGAATGAACTGCGCTGGAGTCTTTCTAAATGCCACCGGCGAAAAGATTGCCATTGATGTGCCTCCACCCTCAGCTGGTCTGAGTAATGAGCTCCTTCAGATTCCAGACTCACCCACAAGCAGTATACTTCTGCCCTCGGTGTCAGTTGCAACATCAACGCGCTCATCTCCATCTCCATTTCATTCACCGGGTCAAGTGAAAAACTCAGAAAGCAGCAAttctcatcctcatcatcaATTGGCCCACAGTACCAGCAAAAAGAAGAAATCCCGACGAGCTGCCCAACGGGAGAAACTAGAAAAGACATTCAAAGAGAAAGGCTTCCTGATACAAACTCAACAACTTGAATCAGCGGAAGGTGCGACTTATTGTAAATTTAGACAACTCAAGAAATTTACCCGCTACCTGTTTCGCAACTGGAAGGATTACCTTCCACCCGGGGAGCTACAACACCCAAATGCAGCAGCAGTAGCTGCGGCTGCCGCTGCAGCAGCAATAAACAATCACCACCAACACACACCTCCACCGCCACCACCCGCTTCCTCAGTTATTGGCAGCATCTTGGCGGAAAGCTATACGAACCATCAGCGGAGTAAGGACACTCATGAAATGCATGGTATTCAGAATATGTAG